One Kazachstania africana CBS 2517 chromosome 5, complete genome DNA window includes the following coding sequences:
- the YPS7 gene encoding putative aspartic endopeptidase (similar to Saccharomyces cerevisiae YPS7 (YDR349C); ancestral locus Anc_5.401), translated as MQYSFIYLIFILHICFSACASTGKSSLSSTTSSSKKSSTRSSSSSSASSTSSSNSTRGIEYVALGVGKNLQGRYYVNASVGEPQQEQSLVLDTTEPYLWVISGNVEMNCTDTNNVCNANSLYYYNESSSAVAIDENADYQMDFLNYVSFAGSSYMDTINFTDISIKNNYTNTLLQSNLSAYVNLTNDHLWVKNVSFLDSTTATSLYSGVLGLGGSITSSNEYENSGNYDSSYFIFNKFKEANITQSNSYSLWLVEDESSLTTTSTKFEEEGTFGKLLLGVIDPALYRGSLYQFDMIPYVDPESLVSSQGYPILPMGVIYVKSESGARLNVTSKDFLEPVLLDSSQQGNYLPENAIIQIAIQIGATYIESMDRWLVSCDMASYGASVLFTFDGLEIDVPLENLLTNTFETGSNSSIYYSDGETACALTIYDNANMGYNLLGSAFFRNTYIAVDLEGNTVAIAQAKPSDEDDSSNLSATTLPAAAIKSHFIPYAYYRNLTNYSTMSLVPSSVTNDDSTIPYQLSASVFSNGIVTAQQRSFFDTTRSSTTKSSSTEFNNIEGSTSNQANHIKPFAAPQHHDHQQGLFAVCILYLLGLII; from the coding sequence ATGCAatattctttcatttacctgattttcattttgcaTATATGCTTTAGTGCATGTGCGTCTACTGGTAAGAGTTCCCTGTCGTCGACaacatcttcttctaaaaaGAGTTCTACTcgttcatcttcttcatccagCGCTTCCTCTACATCCTCCAGTAACTCTACAAGGGGAATAGAATATGTTGCATTAGGAGttggaaaaaatttacaagGTCGTTACTACGTCAACGCATCTGTTGGGGAACCTCAGCAAGAACAATCACTGGTATTAGATACAACGGAGCCTTACTTATGGGTAATTTCGGGAAATGTTGAGATGAACTGTACTGATACAAATAATGTGTGTAATGCAAACTCACTCtattattataatgaaTCGTCGAGTGCAGTTGCTATAGACGAGAATGCAGACTACCAAATGGATTTCCTGAATTATGTTTCATTTGCCGGTTCTTCCTATATGGATACTATTAATTTTACAGATATTAGCATTAAGAATAATTATACTAATACCCTATTGCAGTCAAATTTATCAGCGTACGTTAATTTAACAAATGATCATCTCTGGGTGAAGAACGTCTCGTTTCTAGACTCTACCACTGCAACAAGTCTGTACTCCGGTGTACTTGGCCTTGGCGGTTCCAtaacatcttcaaatgaGTACGAAAACAGTGGCAACTATGACAGTTCttactttattttcaataagttCAAGGAGGCGAATATCACACAATCGAATTCATATTCTCTTTGGTTAGTGGAGGACGAGTCCTCTTTGACGACGACTTCcacaaaatttgaagaagagggGACATTCGGGAAATTATTGTTAGGTGTGATTGATCCTGCTCTGTATCGTGGTTCACTATACCAGTTCGATATGATACCATATGTTGATCCAGAGTCATTGGTCTCATCCCAAGGCTACCCTATACTACCAATGGGCGTAATTTATGTTAAATCTGAATCTGGTGCTCGACTTAATGTGacttcaaaagattttttgGAACCTGTACTACTAGATTCTTCACAACAAGGTAACTATTTACCAGAAAACGCAATTATCCAAATTGCCATTCAAATCGGTGCTACATATATCGAATCGATGGACAGATGGCTAGTAAGTTGTGATATGGCATCCTACGGTGCCAGCGTTCTTTTCACATTCGATGGACTAGAAATCGATGTTccattagaaaatttattgacaAATACGTTTGAAACTGGTAGTAACAGCAGTATATATTATTCCGATGGGGAAACTGCATGCGCTTTAACGATCTATGATAATGCCAATATGGGGTACAATCTGTTAGGAAGTGCATTCTTCAGAAATACGTACATTGCCGTTGATCTCGAGGGAAACACGGTAGCTATTGCTCAAGCAAAGCCTAGTGATGAAGACgattcttcaaatctttcGGCTACTACTCTACCTGCAGCAGCTATCAAGTCCCATTTCATTCCTTATGCATATTACAGAAATTTAACAAATTACTCTACAATGTCGTTGGTACCATCAAGTGTTACGAATGACGACAGCACCATCCCATATCAACTCTCTGCAAGCGTCTTTTCCAATGGCATAGTTACTGCGCAACAACGCTCTTTCTTCGACACAACAAGATCTTCTACTACAAAATCTTCCAGCACGGAATTCAACAACATCGAAGGCTCCACATCCAACCAGGCCAACCACATAAAACCTTTCGCTGCGCCACAACACCATGACCACCAGCAGGGACTGTTCGCGGTATGCATACTGTACCTACTCGGACTTATTATCTAA
- the MRP1 gene encoding mitochondrial 37S ribosomal protein mS43 (similar to Saccharomyces cerevisiae MRP1 (YDR347W); ancestral locus Anc_5.398): protein MLSSRGIQAARPSQRWFQTVALEHLQRNEPLRGIFSAKGLETSWFKRIEMYTSKLNDLTRNNTELQNMPIQSVITNNLNSFQKKDIVTFASLIYNLTFAMKSLKGCNIPLPDKLPGSQELLKTVGNDFSNEPINVDFIKEIENSFGSVIEFRTLLLNSNLAIQGDGCTWLLARKFQNKFMNATATDEVTFDKLFILNTYNGGSPFNYNRIDMINKYKAEYNKINKQAPPENDIISLEEAQLASIEKTVYIPLLAIDASPKSWLTDYGVFGKREYLNRVWESVDWNVVQSRLPKKSNIVYD, encoded by the coding sequence ATGTTGAGTTCTCGAGGTATTCAAGCGGCAAGACCCTCCCAGCGATGGTTCCAAACGGTGGCTTTGGAACATTTGCAAAGAAACGAACCTCTACGTGGGATATTCTCTGCAAAGGGTTTGGAAACGTCGTGGTTCAAGAGAATAGAGATGTACacatcaaaattgaatgatctTACGAGGAATAATACTGAATTGCAAAATATGCCCATTCAGTCAGTGATAACAAACAATCTGAACTCGTTTcagaaaaaagatatcGTCACGTTTGCATCCTTGATTTACAATCTCACTTTTGCCatgaaaagtttgaaaGGTTGTAATATACCATTGCCAGACAAGCTTCCAGGGTCCCAGGAACTGTTGAAAACAGTGGGAAATGATTTTAGCAATGAACCAATCAATGTCGACTTCATAAAAGAGATAGAGAATTCCTTTGGTTCCGTCATAGAATTTAGGACGTTActattgaattcaaatcttgCAATTCAAGGGGATGGTTGCACATGGTTACTGGCAAGAAAGTTTCAAAACAAGTTCATGAATGCAACCGCTACAGACGAGGTCACTTTTGACAAACTTTTTATTCTAAACACTTACAATGGTGGATCACCCTTCAATTATAATAGAATAGATATGATAAACAAATATAAAGCGGAGtacaataaaataaataaacaaGCACCGccagaaaatgatatcatAAGCCTAGAAGAGGCTCAGTTGGCCTCTATTGAGAAAACAGTCTATATTCCCTTATTAGCGATTGATGCTTCACCAAAATCGTGGTTAACTGATTATGGTGTCTTCGGTAAACgtgaatatttgaatagaGTCTGGGAATCAGTAGATTGGAACGTTGTACAATCAAGATTACCGAAAAAGTCAAATATTGTATATGATTGA
- the PAL1 gene encoding Pal1p (similar to Saccharomyces cerevisiae YDR348C and YHR097C; ancestral locus Anc_5.399): protein MTGKVQYQNGRPFSTTNPFRNVTAMELDGSTEDEQFKQWAQNMHRDLARDPSFRQESPVSRRSFRSSTPPTPKHVSTNPFLDDADLERVPNTTNNVSPQRPKQYSTAREEKDRLREKYYENDDGHNDTNVNQDQPPSYDEIVPKNKDKSKYPGEKGSSRHSSRRHHNSPSQHRHEHRSSRYHSSSTSSSNRKDKEKKKTKPPKNVDTIDKLDVTGLFGGSFHHDGPFDACTPHRNKNIKAAPVLAFPVNGPNSTIGGAPTVKKFAISEVFGVHSVDDEDDAIYENKNKKKNVLRKNVGEVKQVDVKNKEVVHGPETGGLGSSTFLDGTPAVGHTLQRGKTVSYKPRPHTNSLGSAGIQRNMTINSGPSTRQRYDSAGSSNRSRMNREPSSGLDYDDEEEDIYLGVRIDPNAKKESTGNKFLRRVKSLKVGRK from the coding sequence ATGACGGGTAAAGTACAGTATCAGAACGGAAGACCATTTTCAACCACGAACCCATTCAGAAACGTCACAGCTATGGAATTGGATGGCAGTACAGAGGATGAGCAATTCAAGCAGTGGGCACAGAATATGCATCGAGATTTAGCTAGGGATCCAAGTTTTAGACAGGAATCGCCAGTTAGTAGGAGATCATTCCGTAGTTCCACTCCACCGACTCCAAAACACGTCTCTACAAACCCATTTCTAGATGATGCAGATTTAGAAAGAGTGCCTAATACAACGAATAATGTGTCTCCCCAACGTCCCAAACAATACTCTACAGCAAGAGAGGAAAAAGATAGGTtgagagaaaaatattatgaaaatgatgacgGACATAATGACACCAATGTAAATCAGGATCAACCACCATCATACGATGAGATAGTGcccaaaaataaagataaatctAAATACCCGGGAGAGAAGGGTTCGTCTCGTCACAGCTCTCGTCGCCATCACAATTCACCATCACAACATCGTCACGAGCATCGTTCAAGTAGATATCACAGCTCTTCAACGTCATCCTCTAACagaaaagataaagaaaagaagaaaacaaaaccGCCAAAAAATGTCGATacaattgataaattggATGTCACCGGTCTCTTTGGTGGATCATTCCACCACGACGGTCCGTTTGACGCTTGCACGCCACAcagaaacaaaaatataaaagcTGCACCAGTATTGGCCTTCCCTGTAAATGGCCCAAATAGTACAATTGGAGGTGCACCAACTGTAAAAAAATTCGCAATAAGTGAAGTGTTCGGTGTACACAGTGtcgatgatgaagatgatgcCATATacgaaaataaaaataagaagaaaaatgtattgagaaaaaatgtTGGTGAAGTTAAACAAGTTGATGTTAAGAATAAAGAAGTTGTTCACGGCCCAGAAACTGGTGGGTTAGGTTCAAGCACATTTTTAGATGGAACTCCTGCTGTTGGTCATACCTTACAACGAGGTAAAACAGTCTCCTATAAGCCTAGACCGCACACCAATAGCCTTGGTAGTGCTGGTATTCAAAGGAATATGACTATAAACTCCGGTCCTTCTACTAGACAAAGATATGATAGTGCAGGTAGTTCTAATAGATCGAGAATGAACAGAGAACCAAGTTCAGGGCTTGACTATGAcgatgaggaagaagatataTATCTTGGTGTTCGTATCGATCCAAATGCCAAGAAAGAGTCCACtggtaataaatttttaagaCGAGTTAAAAGTTTGAAAGTGggaagaaaatga